Proteins from a genomic interval of Gammaproteobacteria bacterium:
- a CDS encoding cytochrome c translates to MSARSRIPRPRGLAVPVLVLWTLGSALAWSDEPGGDVQQGLALYISQQCWQCHGYEGQGGVAGVRLAPTLLPFEAFARLVRFTNLMPAYSPKVLSDEQLRLIYAYVRSIPEPPPLEEIPELDFD, encoded by the coding sequence ATGAGCGCGCGTTCGCGGATTCCCCGGCCGCGGGGCCTTGCCGTCCCGGTGCTGGTGCTGTGGACGCTGGGTTCCGCGCTTGCGTGGTCCGACGAGCCGGGCGGCGATGTCCAGCAAGGCCTTGCGCTGTATATCAGCCAGCAGTGCTGGCAGTGCCACGGCTATGAAGGACAGGGAGGCGTGGCCGGCGTCCGGCTCGCTCCGACACTTTTGCCCTTTGAAGCATTCGCGCGGCTGGTCCGGTTCACGAACCTGATGCCGGCCTATTCGCCGAAGGTGCTCAGCGACGAGCAGCTCCGGCTGATCTATGCCTATGTGCGCTCCATTCCGGAACCGCCGCCGCTGGAAGAGATTCCCGAACTGGACTTCGACTAG
- a CDS encoding FAD-dependent oxidoreductase, which translates to MKAGHVLIVGGGIGGLTCALALTRAGHSVRLYEQAPAFGEIGAGIMLTPNATRVLRHLGLGAALDRTGMRPPASRYRRFDDAALMGDAPLAHGMESTYGAPWLHIHRSDLLDALLAAVKDQGGTDLYAAHRATGCAQDGAGATVRFDNGASAEGSLLVACDGVHSTMRAQLVEHTQPRFRGQVAWRALAPALGLPERATDKASVVWIGEDRHIVQYVLRGGSLVNYVAIAAQQEWAEEGWNRPARLEEVQGEFAGWHPDVQSLLSATPADALYKWGLFDRDPLEQWVYGRIALLGDAAHPMLPFMAQGSAMAIEDAAVLARCIEAFDDLDVALSRYQAVRSERTARVILQSRAQTNLYQRLTGDKKRQRAASTEWVYGFDATNCAI; encoded by the coding sequence ATGAAGGCCGGGCACGTCCTCATTGTGGGCGGCGGGATCGGGGGCCTGACGTGCGCGCTGGCCCTGACCCGCGCCGGGCATTCCGTGCGGCTCTACGAGCAGGCCCCGGCGTTCGGAGAAATCGGCGCGGGCATCATGCTGACGCCCAACGCAACGCGGGTGCTGCGCCATCTCGGTCTGGGCGCGGCCCTGGATCGAACCGGCATGCGTCCGCCCGCTTCCCGCTACCGGCGTTTCGACGACGCGGCGCTGATGGGCGACGCGCCATTGGCTCACGGCATGGAATCGACCTACGGCGCTCCCTGGCTGCACATCCACCGCAGCGATCTGCTGGACGCGCTGCTCGCCGCCGTGAAGGACCAGGGCGGCACGGACCTTTACGCCGCACACCGGGCGACGGGCTGCGCGCAGGACGGCGCAGGCGCCACTGTGCGATTCGACAACGGCGCCTCGGCGGAGGGCAGTCTGCTGGTGGCGTGCGACGGTGTGCATTCGACGATGCGGGCGCAGCTTGTCGAACATACCCAGCCGCGGTTCCGCGGGCAGGTCGCGTGGCGCGCGCTGGCGCCCGCCTTGGGTTTGCCGGAACGCGCAACCGACAAAGCGTCGGTCGTGTGGATCGGCGAGGACCGGCACATCGTGCAATACGTGCTGCGCGGAGGTTCGCTTGTCAACTACGTGGCCATCGCCGCGCAGCAGGAATGGGCGGAGGAGGGCTGGAACCGGCCCGCGCGGCTGGAAGAAGTGCAGGGAGAATTCGCCGGCTGGCATCCGGACGTGCAGTCCCTGCTGTCGGCAACCCCAGCGGACGCGCTTTACAAGTGGGGCCTGTTCGACCGCGACCCGCTGGAGCAATGGGTTTACGGGCGCATCGCGCTGCTGGGCGACGCGGCCCATCCCATGCTGCCCTTCATGGCGCAGGGCTCGGCCATGGCGATCGAGGACGCCGCGGTCCTGGCGCGCTGCATCGAGGCCTTCGACGACCTCGACGTGGCGCTCTCCCGCTACCAGGCGGTGCGGAGCGAACGCACGGCGCGCGTCATCCTGCAATCCAGGGCGCAGACGAACCTGTACCAGCGCCTGACCGGCGACAAGAAACGGCAGCGCGCCGCCAGCACCGAGTGGGTCTACGGATTCGACGCGACGAACTGCGCGATCTAG
- a CDS encoding alpha/beta hydrolase — MARRTDFFIPGPVGKLSARSTGLDKRPSNVVVLVQGANLTGQAGFDFSFPGGEDYSLMDALAARSLGAVTFALRGYGQSDAPDDPLTVDTDAAIEDLASVMDWLAAEGHPRPHLLGWSWGGRIVARYGEQNPGRVARMVLLDPALGGGNLIPFEPEEPWWRGGWDYFFEREAQYGSEDMRRALADYAVEHEPRSPNGIRRENARGSIAADPEALACPVLMIYGSGAGKAAYMHGGIQRAEYFERLPAEDKALVLVPGGGDYAHLQPARHRIHEAIAGFLLKG; from the coding sequence ATGGCGCGGCGCACCGATTTCTTCATTCCCGGGCCGGTGGGGAAGCTGTCGGCGAGAAGCACAGGCCTCGATAAGCGGCCCTCCAACGTGGTGGTGCTGGTGCAGGGGGCGAACCTGACCGGACAGGCCGGCTTCGATTTCAGTTTTCCGGGCGGCGAGGACTATTCGCTGATGGACGCGCTGGCCGCTCGCAGCCTGGGCGCCGTGACCTTTGCGCTGCGCGGATACGGGCAGTCCGACGCTCCCGATGATCCGCTGACCGTTGATACCGACGCGGCGATCGAGGACCTGGCCAGCGTCATGGACTGGCTGGCGGCCGAGGGCCACCCGCGGCCGCACCTGCTGGGCTGGTCCTGGGGCGGGCGCATCGTGGCCCGCTACGGCGAGCAGAACCCCGGCCGCGTCGCCCGCATGGTCCTGCTCGATCCTGCGCTGGGCGGCGGCAACCTGATTCCGTTCGAGCCGGAAGAGCCCTGGTGGCGCGGGGGCTGGGACTACTTCTTCGAACGTGAAGCGCAGTACGGGTCGGAAGACATGCGACGCGCGCTGGCGGATTACGCGGTCGAGCACGAGCCGCGTTCGCCCAACGGCATCCGGCGCGAGAACGCGCGCGGCAGCATCGCGGCCGACCCGGAGGCGCTGGCCTGTCCTGTGTTGATGATCTACGGCAGCGGCGCGGGCAAGGCCGCGTACATGCACGGCGGAATACAGCGGGCCGAGTACTTCGAGAGGCTGCCGGCCGAGGACAAGGCCCTGGTCCTGGTGCCGGGCGGCGGGGACTACGCGCATCTGCAGCCGGCCCGGCACAGGATCCACGAGGCGATCGCCGGCTTCCTGCTGAAGGGCTAG
- a CDS encoding VOC family protein, translating into MNRRDVLQASAMAVSAGILAGTSSSGRAAQAKPQVQQGSLLTPLDESNPLEAKIVVFTTVSPDVDASIRFYTEVIEMELADEGTLPADVTTAPGAGQAGRRYAVLQMPEPSISAQVRVLEAPQGAAANRPRPDSGPWDPGLLVMEGVTRDPAESYHRLASANTPVISPPRYYFFRNSTWGRDVDVMSYAAFGPGGEQMFITADVRGDRAEWTLPKLHSGFANAAITSLDQRPVDAFYEQALGLRRTSQMECFQRNTNELIGAPHDSYFLWGNVGAGVSIEVWEFKAASGTLYPTSLDRTGLAMMTMRVSDPSRIREMCEANGIEPVGEGALPIPGNPEPEGFTLRGAVGELIEVIA; encoded by the coding sequence ATGAATAGACGCGATGTGCTGCAGGCATCCGCAATGGCGGTCTCCGCCGGCATTCTCGCGGGCACGTCGTCCAGCGGGCGGGCGGCCCAGGCGAAGCCGCAAGTCCAGCAGGGTTCCCTTCTGACGCCGCTGGACGAATCGAACCCGCTGGAGGCAAAGATCGTCGTATTCACGACGGTTTCGCCGGACGTGGACGCCAGCATCCGCTTCTACACAGAAGTGATCGAAATGGAACTCGCCGACGAGGGCACGCTGCCGGCCGACGTCACGACGGCGCCCGGCGCCGGACAGGCCGGCAGGCGCTACGCGGTCCTGCAAATGCCCGAACCCTCGATCAGCGCGCAGGTCCGGGTGCTCGAAGCGCCGCAGGGGGCTGCGGCCAACCGTCCGCGGCCCGATTCCGGCCCCTGGGACCCCGGCCTGCTCGTCATGGAGGGCGTAACCCGCGATCCGGCCGAGTCCTACCATCGCCTTGCGTCGGCGAACACGCCGGTAATCTCTCCGCCGCGCTACTACTTTTTCCGCAACTCGACCTGGGGCCGCGACGTGGACGTGATGAGCTACGCGGCTTTCGGTCCGGGTGGAGAACAGATGTTCATTACCGCCGACGTGCGCGGCGACCGGGCCGAGTGGACGCTGCCGAAACTGCATTCCGGGTTCGCCAATGCGGCGATCACCAGCCTCGACCAGCGCCCGGTGGACGCGTTTTACGAGCAGGCGCTCGGGCTCAGGCGCACCTCCCAGATGGAGTGCTTCCAGCGCAACACCAACGAGCTGATCGGGGCGCCGCACGACAGCTATTTCCTCTGGGGCAACGTGGGCGCCGGAGTCAGCATCGAAGTCTGGGAGTTCAAGGCGGCCTCCGGAACGCTTTACCCCACTTCGCTGGACCGGACCGGCCTTGCGATGATGACGATGCGCGTCAGCGACCCGTCCCGGATCCGCGAAATGTGCGAAGCGAACGGCATCGAGCCCGTGGGCGAAGGCGCGCTGCCGATCCCCGGCAACCCCGAACCCGAAGGTTTCACGCTGCGCGGCGCCGTCGGCGAACTGATCGAAGTCATTGCCTGA
- a CDS encoding MFS transporter, producing the protein MTLAASRLPRGRDALAPRDALAPRDALAPGDGFSASCGYRRYVLGLLLIVMTLNYADRYVIGILLPQIKIDLALSDTQIGFITGAAFTVFYALLGVPIASLADRRSRRRIIAAALALWSLMTCLCGLARSFAQLAVFRVLVGIGEAGCTPPSHSLISDYFSPKERAMAMAVLGLGSSVGVFVAFLIGGWITDAYGWRVTLVAFGAPGVLIALVVYLTLRDPPRGHSEGLEVAEKAPRMYPAFRSLWSKGTFRYMVLGGSLYGMVSTALLAWLPSFYTRTHGLEVAAVGTWLAFTKALPHAAGTLLGGLLASRLAKYGAKPPIYLCAAVQALAAPFYALVLLAPDPTAALLWLIVPACVGVMQGPVLFATIQGVAEVRTRAVASALMILIINLISGVIGPQSVGVASDLLAGSLGANSLGVSLLIVSVTCSVGSAALFYLASRSIEQDLQH; encoded by the coding sequence ATGACCCTCGCAGCGTCTCGCCTTCCCCGAGGGCGGGACGCCCTCGCCCCCAGGGACGCCCTCGCCCCCAGGGACGCCCTCGCTCCCGGGGACGGGTTCTCCGCCTCGTGCGGATACCGGCGCTATGTTCTCGGTCTGCTGCTGATCGTAATGACGCTCAACTACGCCGATCGCTACGTGATCGGCATTCTGCTGCCGCAGATCAAGATCGACCTGGCGCTGAGCGACACCCAGATCGGGTTCATCACCGGCGCCGCGTTCACGGTCTTCTACGCGCTGCTCGGCGTTCCCATCGCCAGCCTCGCCGACCGCCGGTCGCGCCGCAGGATCATCGCCGCGGCGCTGGCGCTGTGGAGCCTGATGACCTGCCTGTGCGGACTGGCCCGGTCGTTCGCGCAACTGGCGGTCTTCCGGGTGCTCGTGGGTATCGGCGAGGCGGGCTGCACGCCGCCGTCACATTCTCTGATATCCGACTATTTCTCTCCCAAGGAGCGCGCCATGGCGATGGCCGTGCTCGGCCTGGGCTCGTCCGTGGGCGTGTTCGTGGCCTTCCTGATCGGCGGCTGGATCACCGACGCCTATGGCTGGCGCGTCACGCTGGTGGCCTTCGGCGCCCCGGGCGTCCTGATCGCGCTGGTGGTTTATCTGACCCTGCGCGATCCGCCGCGCGGGCACAGCGAAGGCCTCGAGGTTGCGGAGAAGGCGCCGCGGATGTACCCGGCATTCCGCAGCCTGTGGTCAAAAGGCACGTTCCGCTACATGGTCCTGGGCGGCAGCCTGTACGGCATGGTCAGCACCGCGCTGCTGGCCTGGCTGCCGTCCTTCTACACCCGCACCCACGGACTGGAAGTCGCCGCCGTCGGCACCTGGCTGGCCTTCACCAAGGCCCTGCCCCACGCCGCCGGCACCCTGCTGGGCGGGCTGTTGGCCAGCCGGCTCGCGAAGTACGGAGCGAAGCCGCCCATCTATCTCTGCGCAGCCGTCCAGGCCCTGGCCGCGCCCTTCTATGCCCTCGTGCTCCTGGCCCCCGACCCTACGGCCGCGCTGCTGTGGCTCATCGTGCCGGCCTGCGTGGGCGTGATGCAGGGGCCGGTGCTGTTCGCCACCATCCAGGGCGTCGCGGAAGTCCGCACCCGGGCGGTCGCCTCGGCCCTGATGATCCTGATCATCAACCTGATCTCCGGCGTTATCGGCCCGCAATCGGTGGGCGTGGCCAGCGACTTGCTCGCGGGTTCGCTGGGCGCCAATTCGCTGGGCGTGTCGCTGCTGATCGTGTCCGTCACATGCAGCGTCGGCTCGGCCGCCCTGTTCTACCTCGCGTCCCGCAGCATCGAACAAGACCTCCAGCACTAG
- a CDS encoding DUF2191 domain-containing protein → MRTTLTIDDEIASRLKEIAYRTGKSFKSVVNESLRAGITGSADVPAPKSYRLRPASLGEVVGPYNIDKALRLADRIEDEEIARKLQMRK, encoded by the coding sequence ATGAGAACCACCCTCACCATCGACGATGAAATCGCCAGCAGGCTGAAGGAAATTGCCTATCGCACCGGCAAGTCCTTCAAGTCGGTCGTCAACGAATCGCTGCGCGCCGGCATTACCGGCAGCGCAGACGTTCCGGCGCCGAAGTCCTATCGCTTGCGGCCGGCTTCACTCGGGGAAGTGGTGGGGCCGTACAACATCGACAAGGCCCTGCGTCTGGCGGATCGGATTGAAGACGAAGAGATTGCCCGCAAACTGCAAATGCGGAAATGA
- a CDS encoding type II toxin-antitoxin system VapC family toxin: MILVDANLLIYAVNSDAHQHKAARDWFEQVLSGDGSVGLPWVCLLAFLRITTRPGILANPLTVEKAVGFVESWLKQPFVEPVTPGPGHWPILRHLLHATGTAGNLTSDLHLAAMAIERGAPIYSADHDYQRFAGLDHVNPLGEIS; encoded by the coding sequence ATGATCCTTGTTGACGCCAACCTGCTGATTTATGCCGTGAACAGCGACGCGCATCAGCACAAGGCCGCGCGTGATTGGTTCGAACAGGTCCTCTCCGGGGACGGATCCGTGGGGCTGCCATGGGTTTGCCTGCTGGCGTTCCTGCGGATCACGACCCGTCCCGGCATCCTCGCCAATCCGCTTACCGTGGAAAAGGCCGTGGGGTTTGTCGAGAGTTGGCTTAAGCAACCCTTCGTCGAGCCGGTTACTCCCGGACCCGGCCACTGGCCGATACTGCGACATTTGCTGCATGCGACCGGAACGGCCGGCAACCTGACTTCAGACTTGCACCTTGCCGCGATGGCAATCGAGCGGGGCGCCCCGATCTACTCCGCCGATCACGACTATCAGCGGTTTGCCGGGCTGGATCACGTCAATCCGCTTGGCGAAATCTCCTGA
- a CDS encoding FAD-dependent oxidoreductase has translation MSDNYDVIIIGAGSTGMPAGIFAAERGATVLQIEADKRIGGTLYWSSGQMSAAGTRLQEAAGINDSAEEHYEDAMRICNGTMDPALGRIAIDNASDTLDWLMGLGFEPLPGHPVAGSAHEPYRTRRYCWGEKLGVSVLDAMTPPFQRLIANGRIDLRLETRFTRLLQDDSGAVSGVEVETPSGSTERHYGKNVVLASGGYAANLEMWAEITPQYTLTSYCNPYSRGDGIRAAQELGATVSGGDSFLTTVAGFRQDADDPLSGAHLRLNPAIRKPWEFYVDGQGKRFVREDHPSIDHIERAVLALPDFTLYVIFDEPMRQNAPVITMETRGEMAARFGKHAHFLRADSLADLAAQIGADPETLERSTAQFNQAVESRHDPAFGREHMIRPIGTPPFYAIKAVGFTVVSPAGIDVDADLRVLREDGSAIPNLYAAGEALGFSRLSGNAFVGGMSLTPAITFGRLLGRDILRWENGGG, from the coding sequence ATGAGCGACAACTACGACGTGATCATCATCGGCGCGGGTTCGACCGGAATGCCGGCGGGCATTTTCGCGGCCGAGCGCGGCGCCACGGTGCTGCAGATCGAGGCGGACAAGCGGATCGGGGGCACGCTGTACTGGTCGTCCGGCCAGATGAGCGCGGCCGGCACCCGGCTGCAGGAAGCCGCCGGAATCAACGACAGCGCCGAGGAGCACTACGAGGACGCGATGCGCATCTGCAACGGCACGATGGACCCGGCCCTGGGCCGCATCGCGATTGACAACGCGAGCGACACGCTGGACTGGCTCATGGGCCTGGGTTTCGAGCCGCTGCCCGGCCACCCGGTCGCCGGCAGCGCGCATGAGCCCTACCGCACGCGCCGCTATTGCTGGGGCGAGAAACTGGGCGTCAGCGTTCTCGACGCCATGACGCCTCCGTTCCAGCGGTTGATCGCGAACGGCCGCATCGATCTCAGGCTTGAAACGCGATTCACCCGGCTGCTCCAGGACGATTCGGGCGCCGTGAGCGGCGTCGAAGTCGAAACGCCGTCCGGATCCACGGAGCGCCATTACGGAAAGAACGTCGTCCTGGCCTCGGGAGGCTATGCGGCCAACCTCGAGATGTGGGCCGAAATCACGCCGCAGTACACGCTCACCTCGTACTGCAATCCGTACTCGCGCGGCGACGGCATCCGGGCCGCGCAGGAACTGGGCGCCACGGTGTCGGGAGGCGACTCGTTTCTCACGACCGTGGCCGGCTTCCGGCAAGACGCCGACGACCCGCTGTCGGGCGCCCACCTGCGCCTGAACCCGGCCATCCGCAAGCCCTGGGAGTTTTACGTCGATGGCCAGGGCAAACGGTTCGTGCGCGAGGACCATCCCAGTATCGACCACATCGAACGGGCGGTGCTGGCCTTGCCCGACTTCACGCTGTACGTGATATTCGACGAACCGATGCGGCAGAACGCGCCGGTGATCACGATGGAGACCCGCGGGGAGATGGCGGCGCGATTCGGCAAGCACGCGCACTTCCTCAGGGCCGACAGCCTTGCCGATCTGGCCGCGCAGATCGGAGCGGACCCCGAAACGCTGGAGCGCTCCACCGCGCAATTCAACCAGGCGGTGGAGTCGCGCCACGATCCCGCGTTCGGACGCGAGCACATGATCCGCCCGATCGGCACGCCGCCGTTCTACGCAATCAAGGCGGTCGGCTTTACCGTGGTCAGCCCGGCGGGCATCGACGTGGACGCGGACCTAAGGGTCCTGCGCGAAGACGGCTCGGCGATCCCGAACCTGTATGCCGCGGGTGAAGCACTGGGCTTCAGCAGGCTCAGCGGCAATGCGTTTGTGGGGGGCATGTCGCTGACACCCGCGATCACGTTCGGCCGCCTGCTGGGACGGGACATTCTCCGTTGGGAGAACGGCGGGGGCTGA
- a CDS encoding amidohydrolase, with protein MSGIIDIVCNLYTPRTVAEGRTGMDDAFRDQIRMPGDMRGGVEIDDYLARMDRAGIERSLLVAVRAGQIGMPESFAVPYMYVREVCEKHPERFSGLAGIDPTRGMAGLKELEYAVKELGFVGAHWYPHWFSMPPDAARMYPYYAKCCELDIPIMMQVGQNLVYSRSTRLPSVGRPIALDPVAVDFPDLKLIGIHIGVPWTEEMIAMCWKHENVYTAGDAYAPRYWPAPFVHYLNSYGRDKVMFGTDWPVIEPERAVAEVNELELRPESRRRLLRDNALRVFGLPSQ; from the coding sequence ATGTCCGGCATCATCGACATCGTCTGCAACCTTTATACGCCCCGAACGGTGGCGGAGGGCCGCACCGGCATGGACGACGCGTTCAGGGACCAGATCCGCATGCCCGGGGACATGCGCGGCGGCGTCGAAATCGACGACTACCTCGCCCGGATGGACCGCGCCGGGATCGAGCGGTCGCTGCTTGTCGCCGTGCGGGCGGGGCAAATCGGCATGCCGGAGTCCTTCGCGGTGCCTTATATGTACGTACGCGAAGTTTGCGAGAAGCATCCGGAGCGCTTCTCGGGACTGGCGGGAATCGACCCCACGCGCGGAATGGCGGGGCTGAAGGAGCTGGAGTACGCGGTGAAGGAACTGGGTTTCGTCGGCGCCCACTGGTACCCGCACTGGTTCTCGATGCCGCCCGACGCGGCCCGCATGTATCCGTATTACGCCAAGTGCTGCGAACTCGATATCCCGATCATGATGCAGGTCGGCCAGAACCTCGTTTACAGCCGCTCGACGCGCCTGCCTTCGGTCGGGCGGCCGATCGCGCTGGACCCGGTGGCGGTCGATTTTCCCGATCTGAAGCTGATCGGCATTCACATCGGCGTACCGTGGACGGAGGAGATGATCGCGATGTGCTGGAAGCATGAGAACGTCTACACCGCGGGCGACGCCTACGCCCCCCGCTACTGGCCGGCGCCTTTCGTCCACTACCTGAACTCCTACGGACGCGACAAGGTCATGTTCGGCACCGACTGGCCGGTCATCGAGCCCGAGCGCGCGGTGGCCGAAGTCAACGAACTGGAACTCAGGCCGGAATCCCGCCGGCGCTTGCTGCGCGACAACGCGCTGCGCGTCTTCGGGCTCCCCTCGCAGTGA
- a CDS encoding acyl--CoA ligase gives MNDTIPRPPSSYRPLSIAGGIRAAMYRDPSKVAVRCGEAERTYGDLVTRIDRVSTFLLEGLGLERGVNGAILAGNSIEYLEIVAGAAQAGIPLATVNPRLIATEAAEICEDSEARVLFVDRARAEQAHDGAFGSFEHVVAMGDDLEQRLAGARARSDHPPVHEWEPFTIPYTSGTTGKPKGVVVSHRSRILSFYGMAVEYGCYSPDDRFLGFTPLCHGGGMGFSLAAIYCGGYLELCERFDPEQTLRRFGEDPISGVFMVPTHFHDIFALEEKVLSRHARPSLKSIISNAAPLPQVTTERVVDYFGEGVLHETYGSTEAGIVSNLRPADQLRKQRCVGLPFTSTRIRLLEGDREVGPGEVGELFSLSPFLFNGYWRKPEETARAFRGGWVSVGDLARRDEEGYLYIVDRKKDMVISGGINVYPSEIEEVLARHPGVAEVAVVGVPDDRWGERLEAFATVRAGATLRHAQLADYCEGRLARFKVPKRLTTLPELPRNAAGKILKSELRKLAVSD, from the coding sequence GTGAACGACACGATCCCCCGCCCGCCGTCGTCGTACCGGCCATTGTCCATCGCCGGCGGAATACGTGCGGCCATGTACCGCGATCCCTCGAAAGTCGCCGTGCGCTGCGGCGAGGCCGAGCGGACCTACGGGGACCTCGTCACGCGCATCGACAGGGTCAGCACCTTCCTTCTGGAGGGCCTGGGTCTTGAACGGGGCGTCAACGGTGCCATACTCGCCGGGAACAGTATCGAGTACCTGGAGATCGTGGCCGGCGCGGCCCAGGCCGGGATCCCGCTGGCCACCGTCAATCCGCGCCTCATCGCCACCGAAGCGGCGGAGATCTGCGAGGATTCCGAGGCCCGCGTGCTGTTCGTCGATCGGGCGCGCGCGGAACAGGCGCACGACGGCGCCTTCGGTTCCTTCGAGCATGTCGTGGCCATGGGCGACGACCTGGAACAACGGCTGGCGGGCGCCCGCGCGCGCTCCGACCATCCGCCGGTCCACGAATGGGAGCCCTTCACCATTCCGTACACCTCCGGAACGACGGGCAAGCCCAAGGGCGTCGTCGTTTCCCACCGGTCGCGAATCCTTTCCTTCTACGGCATGGCGGTGGAGTACGGCTGCTATTCGCCGGACGACCGTTTTCTTGGCTTTACGCCGCTGTGCCACGGCGGGGGCATGGGGTTCAGCCTGGCGGCGATCTACTGCGGCGGCTACCTGGAACTGTGCGAGCGCTTCGATCCAGAGCAAACCTTGCGCCGCTTCGGGGAGGACCCCATAAGCGGCGTGTTCATGGTGCCCACGCACTTCCACGACATCTTTGCCCTGGAGGAGAAGGTTCTGTCGCGCCACGCGCGCCCGTCGCTGAAATCCATCATCTCCAACGCCGCCCCGCTGCCGCAAGTCACCACGGAGCGGGTCGTCGACTACTTCGGGGAAGGCGTTCTGCATGAAACCTACGGGTCCACCGAGGCCGGCATCGTGAGCAACCTGCGCCCGGCCGACCAGCTCCGCAAGCAGCGCTGCGTGGGACTGCCTTTCACCTCCACGCGCATCCGCCTGCTGGAGGGGGACCGCGAGGTCGGTCCCGGCGAGGTGGGCGAACTGTTCTCCCTGAGCCCCTTCCTTTTCAACGGCTACTGGCGAAAGCCGGAGGAGACCGCGCGGGCCTTCCGCGGCGGGTGGGTGTCCGTGGGCGACCTGGCGCGCCGCGATGAAGAGGGTTACCTCTATATAGTGGACCGGAAGAAAGACATGGTGATCAGCGGCGGGATCAACGTCTATCCCAGCGAGATCGAGGAAGTGCTGGCGCGGCATCCGGGCGTGGCCGAAGTGGCGGTCGTGGGCGTGCCGGACGACCGCTGGGGAGAAAGGCTCGAGGCCTTTGCCACTGTTCGCGCCGGCGCCACGCTGCGCCATGCGCAACTGGCGGATTATTGCGAGGGCCGCCTGGCCCGGTTCAAGGTCCCCAAGAGGCTGACGACGCTGCCCGAACTGCCGCGCAACGCGGCCGGCAAGATTCTGAAATCCGAACTGAGAAAGCTCGCGGTCAGCGATTGA
- a CDS encoding MFS transporter, with translation MAAADSGQARAVAGSPQQHPPGYVGKLPLSLKAGWGVGSMGCLGMLFIVNVFVLFFLVNHLGVDPALAGLILFITRIYDVFSDPMIGFLSDTTRSRWGRRRPWMALGAFMSGLALILTFNVPALASMNALAIYQLIVLIGYFTGYTLFYVPFMAMPAEMTDDYNERTSIMAWRVGYSNFAGILIGAGMPALINYLGADRRAYGIVAILVGILIAATMMTTVLLTRRARELPSSQQDRYSIADYFRALANNRPFLTLAALKATLYLGVGVNGSALLFYMTYFLERGEGGVALSTLAGNLAGLCTVPLWAHFSRGKDKRWVYMVAIVGSGAMLISWAFATPTEGDLVFVIRSCLVGIFGAGGLTIGFSMLPDTIEYDRIRTGKVRTALYTGVLGFVEKTGFALGPLLMGFYFSATGLVETTLGAVEQPDSAITAIVNGKAWIPATLQALALFWLVSYRLTEKQLADMRGAPGALNR, from the coding sequence ATGGCCGCCGCGGACAGCGGACAGGCCCGGGCCGTGGCCGGATCCCCGCAACAGCACCCGCCAGGCTACGTCGGCAAGCTGCCGCTGTCGCTGAAGGCGGGCTGGGGCGTCGGCTCGATGGGCTGCCTGGGAATGCTGTTCATCGTCAACGTCTTCGTGCTGTTCTTCCTCGTCAATCATCTGGGAGTGGACCCGGCCCTGGCGGGACTCATCCTGTTCATCACGCGCATCTACGACGTGTTCAGCGACCCCATGATCGGGTTCTTGAGCGACACCACCCGCAGCCGCTGGGGCCGCCGTCGCCCGTGGATGGCGCTGGGAGCGTTCATGTCCGGACTGGCGCTGATCCTGACGTTCAACGTACCGGCGCTGGCGTCGATGAATGCCCTCGCCATCTACCAGCTCATCGTGCTGATCGGCTATTTCACCGGCTACACGCTGTTCTACGTGCCGTTCATGGCGATGCCCGCGGAAATGACCGACGACTACAACGAGCGCACGTCCATCATGGCGTGGCGGGTGGGGTATTCCAATTTCGCGGGCATCCTCATCGGCGCCGGCATGCCGGCGTTGATCAACTACCTGGGCGCCGATCGCAGGGCCTACGGGATCGTCGCGATCCTGGTGGGCATCCTGATCGCGGCAACAATGATGACGACGGTGCTGCTGACCAGGCGCGCGCGGGAGTTGCCCAGCTCGCAGCAGGACCGCTATTCGATCGCCGACTACTTCCGGGCGCTGGCGAACAACCGGCCCTTCCTTACACTGGCCGCGCTCAAGGCCACGTTGTACCTGGGCGTTGGCGTCAACGGCAGCGCACTGTTGTTCTACATGACTTATTTCCTGGAACGGGGCGAAGGGGGTGTGGCGCTTTCCACGCTGGCGGGCAACCTCGCCGGCCTTTGCACGGTGCCGCTCTGGGCTCACTTCAGCCGAGGCAAGGACAAGCGCTGGGTCTATATGGTCGCGATCGTCGGCTCGGGCGCGATGCTCATCTCGTGGGCGTTCGCGACTCCGACCGAAGGCGACCTAGTGTTTGTCATAAGGTCCTGTCTTGTCGGCATATTCGGCGCGGGGGGCCTGACGATCGGATTCTCGATGCTGCCGGACACGATCGAATACGACCGCATCCGGACAGGCAAGGTCCGCACAGCGCTCTACACCGGGGTCCTGGGCTTTGTCGAAAAGACCGGATTTGCGCTGGGGCCGCTGCTGATGGGATTCTATTTCTCCGCCACGGGCCTCGTGGAAACGACGCTGGGCGCCGTCGAGCAGCCGGACAGCGCGATTACCGCCATCGTGAACGGCAAGGCCTGGATTCCCGCGACCCTGCAGGCGCTGGCCCTGTTCTGGCTGGTGTCCTACCGGCTCACCGAGAAGCAGCTCGCCGACATGCGCGGCGCACCAGGCGCCCTCAATCGCTGA